The DNA region tttgttggttgctgaacaggataactttccgtatggcgccaccactttttcactcatttttacaaaaagggatatatcaaccaggtaaattagatactatattattttatttcgaatgaaaaagtggtggcgccatacggaaacctttccGTTGATATCTctgctgaataaataataatgataacaatattAGGCAATGGAAGTTAATGACCGCGTTGGTGGCTGGTCGCTGTTAATGTACCAAGCTGAAGACGAGGTCCATTAACAGCCAGCCACCAACCTAGGTGAATGCCAAGCAGTAAAGACCGGCTTCTCTCATTGATGTTGCCATTAATAAATACTTCCAAGGGTAAATAACATCAATATTTGTGTGCTTCTTGCATAATTTGTACAATTGTTGTATTCAAGGGCCTTTCTTTAAGCTATTGAAGTTCGCAGAGCTGATCTTAACTATAATAGCATACATTGACCGCATGACTAGTCTTAGACAATCAGTATACTATCAGAGGTAAACAACGATAATTAACATTCCTAATGCGAAGGGCGTATAGGGGTCTACCCCCCATTTTTCAAGAATTAACAAACCCGTACTTTGTCTTTAAACTTGATACCAGTACACACTGAGAAATATTGGAGTCTGAAATTGGCAAAGGTCTACGTATAAGCTACAATTTGTTAGAAAAATTGCTGGCAATGGGGAGCCACATGTTATGTTCTTTGTAGTACGTGACTTTCTTATCATGCCCCAAAATCATACTGCTGTGCATTACGGCCGTGTTGTTGTTCACACGGCGccatttgttgttgtaaaaGAGTTTTCCCTTCGGGAAGAAGCTTGGTTTGAGAGATCTTACCTCCATGTGAACCGGTTGATCATGAAGAAGCATGTTATTCATCACGTCCTGGTCAGGggttcttttcttctttttgtccCCCTTCATTCGTCGCACCCACTCTCTGACGAACCGAAGGGTACGCTCAGTGGGTTTGAAGTAAGCCAAACCAGCGCAGAATCTGGAGGTCGGATTCCGTTCGGGGTAGTTCAGAAGTTCGTCAAGCATGGCCACATCGAAATCTCCTTGGAAGTATGGGAAAGGGTCGCGGAACCAAAACGTATCCGTGTCGGTGAACATCACCTCCAAGCCTTTCTCGAGGAAGCTTAACAGATACTCCGCTCGCTTGTTTACCAATTTCTTGTACACCTTGGTTCCGAACATGAGCTTCTGTGAGGTCATGAATCCAGAATTGGTCTTCAAAATGTTTAGTCCGGGTTGACCACTACTTATCCCGAGTAAGAATGCGTGAGCTTGGGGATCTTCAGCGATGATGGTTACGTTAGGGCAGACACCGGTTCGTTTAATGCTCTCCAGTAGGTTCAACAGGATGTCCAGATAACCCGTGTTGGTCGTTGTTAACACAATTACACCCGGTCTCTTTCTGACATCTTCCACGGTGCAATCCGACAGTCGCGTTGTCGGCGAGGTTGGGGCTGCCGTCCATCGCGTCGGCAGTGCCAACGGTGAGTGCGAGACTCGATCCCACACCTCGGTCTTTTGTCTAGTGAATCTTTTGGTAACCTGTTTCACTCGGCCAACATGAAACCCACAAAGGAAGCAGGCCACCACAACGGCGACCGGAAATGCACATTTTACACGATGCATTTTCATCACTTCGGATGTTGGACTTGCAAAAATAAAAGTCAGCAGTTTACAGGCGTCAGTTACAATTTGACGAATCCAACACTCTCTGTAACAGCTCAACATATAAGACAACTTGATAAGATCGCAGTAATGTTCTCTCCTACTTGACTGTTGTACGGGGAGCCGGTAGCTTATTGGGATGGCATCACAAACCATGACGTACCATACAGAACGCAGACATTCTTGAGTATAAGAGGCAAGACACTTGACGGTGTCATTTCAATCATGTGCGAGTACAGTACCGTCTCCTCCATCAACTGTTACTCTAAATGCATTTGTCATTCTGAATCACATCAATCAGCTTTCAGGACAAACAATATGTTTATAGTTTGGGTTTTCTTTAGCTGAACAAAAGACCACGCGACAGGAATTCGGCATAATTACAGGTAGCCTAATCCAAAAGGAATTTGATTCAAAATTGAGCGCCTGATTGATGTTGAACCTAAGTAGCAGGAATTTCAAACAATGACACAGGAACAGTAGATCTAAGCTTGGCAATTTATGGCTGGCGTTATTTTCGTGGAAGCAACTCTTCTACCCCATAGACTAAATTTACGAATAAATTTAAGTTAATTTTAAGAAAGATCGCACAAAAAcggtttgaggtttttttttctgtgaaaataaatatCGAAGTTGTCAATGTATGTCTTGAATGACGCCAATCCGACAAAAATAATGAGATACCGGTGTATGAGCAATTTAACTAAACATTTTACAtgccatgcccccccccccttccacctCAGCATATTTCATGTTGCTGGACCAGCCAATGGTAATGTGCGCGGCGAGGAGGGGGCGAATAGGGGATTGCGAATAGTTGAGTGTCTAGCACCAAGactatattttttttagaatgtAGCGGGAACGAGTTCGATGTGAATGGGGTATACTATGGTGTTCCTTGTGTCACTCCTTTGGGTTTCATACTATTTGCCAAATAATTATTGCTAAATTCTTCATAAAACGAATTACATGAACTAATAATgtatggcgccctcttttgttgtATACCAGCGGTTACTATCagcgtttttattttaaacgGACGTCCTGCTGATACCGAAAAGTAACCTAATACAAATTCAGAAGTTCCCATAAATAGTTATGAACAGTGATGCGCACCGTTCTTAAAATAGATACGGTCAACACACCAAAGTTCATTATCAAGGTTTCACCCGAAGAGTTAACACAGAAAAGGGAAGAAATTGTATCCACACTTCACAGCGATCGTGTTTGTGCTCTACTCTAAGTAAGTTTATTTGATGTATTCgtttacatttatttaattgGGGTGCTATCCGCAACACCATGCCACCAAGAGATAAAGGgggcaattttaaaaacaatcaagaaACAGTATCTATTCATAGCCTACTGCCTTTGAATCAAGAAATGTACTGGGTTTGCTATTGCTATATTATTGCTTGTTTAAGGTTTGAGTGGCTGGGGCAGGGTCGATTACCCGCTGGACTTTTCACAACGTAGACCGGTCCGCTGTCTCGATCCCATTGACTCGTATACTCAATCAAGCATATATAGTCTGTCGTGTAGTAAAACTAATTTTTTGACACACCTGAACCTAACCCGTGCATGGTTTTGCCCCTGGGAATGACGGAATGAATTATCTATACCACCTGGATTGCGTGTGATTGCCAGTTAATCCCTCGGTATGACTAAGCTTTGCAGGTTGTATTGGCAGAGTTTTGTTAAAACGTCCCAAATGGACTCTTGCATACTTGAGGGTTTGAATTCCCCCAGAGCACATAATACTAAATTCCATGCATGATTACTATCCAGATTGAGGGTGTGCTGTATAGCTGTATTGACATTTAAAACGGCATACACTTCGATACGACCTGTAAATACCGAACAGAAGTTACGCTGTATGTGGCTTGCTTTCAACTAAAATACAAGATTTATGAGATgcttataatttattttttatatcaacaTCCCGTACAGCGAAGTAAAGAACTTATTCATTAACTTGTCTTCTTAGGCTGTCTTTGTTGAAATTGTCTATTTTCTGCAAGCATACAATAAGCAAtgggtaatttttgtttcatttcatggAGAAATTTGTTGTCGGTCAAGGTTGAAACTTCAAAGAACTATTTTCTTTACCTTCGCGATGTTTATCTCTTTAATATTATAAATAGATATCAAAGCCTCTATTCGCGATACAAATACTCATACAAAAGAGGAGTCAAACTCGGGGAGTCCCCGGTTATGTACCTCGCAGTGATTGTAGAGTTGTggcaaaacttgtccagctttaactttcataactcttggatttatgtggaaattatgacacaaaatgtcaactttcccatggggtcagtgcagtatcttgcctgccagaatacccaaagaatgcacaaggtcacacttattgtaaacaaagttcacatagTCTTTATGGATAATTATAGAACGATTCGTACGTGCCATCCTTTTTGTAACGTATACTGCCAAGACGCTCCAACGAGTCCTATATTATGGATAAATATAGGACGCTGCGGACGCTTCACAGCGTCGTTTCCAACAAAAATCGTTCCCCGTGCGTTTTCCCCGAACGAGGCAAGGTCCTTTCAAGACGACCACACTGTTTAAaagattttttgattttttttcgaaaccTAAGGACGAGTTTAGGTGTCTATTTTGTGTTGACCTTGAAAGCTgtttcaaatgacaaggatcaaTCTGTAATAGTATaaatattgaatgcattttGTACTTGGTCATTATTTCACCATGTGATTATATTCTCTGAGAATGCATTCGTTTGCATCCAATATTTTATGTCGgtttaatatttatgtttttatccTCAGCTATAGTTGGCAAAGAAAGTTAAACTGCTAAGATTTGCATTTATATCGTTTATGCTTTAAACCAAGGAGTGAAACATACAGAATAgtttaagtttatttttaaaaaaaagaagataattaTAGGCCTATGTTATGTAACTTGACGATTAGGGGGGAAAAGCTTATATACCTATACGTAAACAATTGCAACCTATCATGTACTCTTGAGAAATATacgttttattaaattttgaaaattgctTGTTATTCTACCTATATTTTTGGTGCAAAATTCCAATGATCTGCAATGGCCTAAAGCGAAACATCTTTAATTCTCATGTCATGCTCTACTGACCGTAGGCCTATGCCAAAACAACGATGTTGCACCATAGGCATTAGCACTTTTACCCAAAATTGTCCCCTCTATGCTGCACATTGACCACCATCGACCGCGCAATCAATACACGTTATATGCAAGTCACTCTGTACCTCCACGGATCACTGGATATTCTCTATTAAGCATATGTTAAGATGTTAACTGAAGTGGATAGAGaataacatgtacatacatgactAGTGTACACGAGCACATGACAGGataaccatgtacatgtacttaaggatagaaagaaaaagaacttAATTTACATCCCACgttgaaaatgaaattgccGTTGAGTTTTGGGTTTTTATCACGCTCAAAGATGTTGTAGCCCCGCTCATTCAGAATGCAGTATAAAAACCACTGAGCATAATAATAGCTACGTGAAAATGGGCTTGATGTTTGTTCGTGCTTTTCAACCCTGAAGAACCTTCGTGATGTATTCATGTGTAATTTGAAGTCATCGGCTTTACTGCTCCCTCTCTCTATAAACTATAAATCGGCTTGTGTAAAGGTAAGTTCGAAGATACATTAAGTGTGTTCATTGTAATTTTAACGGTTCATTGTAATTTGTAACTTGTTACGTACGGAAGCGTATTGCCGccactgaaaacaaaacaatctctCTGATTGTGTACGTTATGTACACCATTACATATGGTGTACGAACACGATCAGTCCAAAAcctatcgtgtacgtacacttATTGTATACGAACATGGTAGCGTCTACGCACATGGTAACTTCGTGTAAATAAGTGGTACTTATCGTGTAAGAACATGGTAACTTATTGTACAGGGGCCTACGTACACGATAAGacagatattttttttatttatgtttaggCAATACGCTTCCGTATAGTTATGGGTGGAAAGATAGAGAAGTCAGACCTATATTTTACATTTCatgaaaaatgtgaaaaacatTATTGCACCCTATACGCTCTAAAAACATCCAGGTCAAGATTGACTTGATCCGAACCGGGTTCCGTGAGCCTGACTCCTTATGACTGTGAATCTGAGTTTTAAGAGTGTAAAGGATCATGTTTGTGAGTTTTGTTCGTGACGACGTTGATCTTTCCTGATTAAATATACTCAAGATCTCTGTAAGTTAGCAAGAAGCTACATTAATTGTTATGAATAACACTGGGCAAGTGAAACGGGTTGGCCAGAGTTTGCAACCGTACATTATAATAAGCTCTCGAGGCTGCAGTTTTTCATtaggagtaaaaaaaaaaaaaaaaccaagatgaGTTTCCCAGATTGTTTCGCTGTGTAAACCTGTCaggttttaataataaaacttgCCGGGGGCCGATCCAAATTCCTTCTTCCATGATGCAACCCACAATAAGAATATATTTTTCATATTGTCTGTAGCAACAACACTGGGATATAAGACCTTAAAACTTCTAAAAGCGTATGCTATGGTGCTCACATAGTTTCGTGAAGAGCAGTggctcgccccggtgttcctggtttgattggcagcatgttACGCCACAGTGCTGTAAAGGATTAAAAGTATGTCTCACACTTCGAAAACGTATAGCTCCGCAACCCAATGATTTATTATTTCAATTAACCCATTGCAAGAGCATTTCTTTATTCGTCATAAAAAAGCAGACTCTTTCGAAATTTCTCAACAGAATGGCTAGACATCACTCCCGCTTCAGCGGCCGTCACCGACGCCGATGCCACGGTCGAAACCTCGGTCGCTCCGGTACAAGATCTCCATTGAAGGGCGGCATGATCCTCGTCATATTTCTCTGCGTGTTCGGATCCATATTGTTACTGGTCGGGGTGACCATTTTCAGTCTTAACTACGACATCGTGGAGAGCATCGATGTTGAAATAGCGGGAACTATTGCTTTGGTTCTCGGTGTCGTTTTGATGTCGCTTTGCCTGATACTGTACTTCATTGGTCGCCGAAGACGACACCAGCATCATCAGAGCAATGACGTCATTGAGAGTGAAGTGATAGATGAAGAGATACCACTGGCGTAGAGGCACTGTGCTGGATAATAGGGATGAGCGAGGTGAGGCGAACGACTGTCTGTCATTATCAAACCTAGGTCAACCCCAGCCAATAATAATCTTTCACATACATTCATTTTACATGGGAAATGCAGCTGCCAAACGCCACATCGGACCAATCAAGATTTAGAAAGCTTCGTCACTGCCCGTTAATCCAATGAAATCAATGTTTCCAATGAAAtcgctggttctgaaaagcaagtacatgtacctagGATAAAGACATAGGACACCAGTCTACTTTCTGTCCGTCTATAGAGCAGCCATGATGTAGTTCGGTTAGCTTCGAAGTAGAGGTCGCTATCAAATGCGCCAATTTGGATCCCTCAAAATAATCTGTCAAGTATTCGGTATGGACAATTCTACAACAAGGCAACCTAGCTCGTTGTGAGAGGACAACACAAGTTAATTAGGCCAAACGTCAGAAGTTTGTATCGCCCTTTTTTTACACCAGCCACAGTCATATGCATAACTGACACAGTAAGTTCACTTTAAGGTTGCAGAAATTTGTAAACACCTTCAAAAACAGCACTACCCAAAGAGTTAAAATGATCTAATTGGGTGCTATTTCCCATTttaattaaacttttttttttaccgtgaaACTGTTTAACAGAGAGCTAAGATTTTTCTCAACTACAATCCAATCTTAATTGCAGTGGCAATGTGCGATGTCATAGTACAAATCACCATGACACCTCATCTCAAGATGAGTATGTGATTGGTGAAACTGGTTTCAAGAGACAACTATATTCTAGGACATACAACTCATTTGCGTTTCAGTGTTGGGGAAAAATGACCAATAGCTGAGCAGATGTCCATTTATGAAACGTTATtaacaaacattaaaagagCCTCTCCATATTCATAGAATCGATACAAATTATTCTTTAGGGATTCTTCCCTAGAGAAGTCTGATCGTATAAATGCTGTTCAGATGGAAACAATACACAGGACAGACCGACATGGACGCTGTGCGTTGCAAAAAATCACCGGCAAGTAAGACAAGCTTTAACAACACACCGATCTATAGGGTTTCTCTGTACGATtaaatgtacttttgtttttctgttcaaaGGTACATTGGCCTATAATACAGCCTTGCAGCCATACGATGGTCAACTCGTCCACCAGAGAGATTGTCAACTCGTCCAACGCTCTACGATAATACACGAATTACCATTATTTTGCGCATCCCTTCCACGTCCTACAATAGACTATGTACACAAAATTCGCTGTGGAACATCCCTTTCCTCAGAGTGGAACAGTCCACCCCATTATTTTAATGACCAACCCAGATTCCTGGTCAGTATTCCCAAAcgatatttttatttaataataggCATGTTGTGCTCTCAACAAGCTGATTATTTTTGTgattcagaagaaaaacaaaaaacactcgAGGCGTAATTTTCATAAAGAAGAATCACATTCAAGATAAAATCCTCAATTCTTTTGAAAAAGTAAAGAAACCACAACAAAAGGAACCACATTCTGAGCCATTGCGGTTGAGGATCGAATCTGAAAAGTTGTACCCCCCCCCTCAAAGAAAGGAAGAAACAAAGATATTAGTCATCGATTCCATcacaattatttgaaatatttatgacttTAATTACACCTTCATAACAATTTTTCATACAATAGCAATGTTACATTAATCGTGTTGATGAAGCATGGCATTGTGATAAAAACGGAAATGTGCTGTACATACTTACACTTATTAAAGAAACTTGTGATTCGAATGACCACTTAAATTTACTCTAAATAacaagaaatgttttcaaaagaagATATTAAgggacatgtgttttaaaaaattagAAGAGTTACGAGAAATATTATTGAGCACCCAATGGAGGAACAAGAACacctatatttttgtttgtttgtttgtttgtttgtttgtttgtttgtttgtttgtttgtttgtttgtttgtttgttagctAGCAGTTTTTTATGGGTTtgggttttgggtttgtttgtttgtttgtttgtttgtttttgtttgtttgttagttggTTAATTTTGCTCCTTAGTGTGGCACACAAACGTACGAATAATACGAGTTGTAAGAGGGTGACTTCTTGAAGTGGCATTATGTTATTTCTTTGAAATTATACAAGtgcatttaaatatttttaaacaaactaaTGTACAAGGAGCCCTATGTATGAAGTgcaataaatttttgtttttttttacatcaaaaaCCCTGCTTAAAGAAACGCGATTTTTTCTATAAAATTACTTTGATCTCCTGATCAACTCCAAAGATTGACTGACACTTGCCTTGTTACATGGAATGTGTTAACATGGAAGATACCCGCCTTGaatacaagtcacaaaaaccCTAACCCTGACAAATCCTCCAAAATCCTCTGCAGTAAATTGTCTGATTTTGGATTGAGGAACTGTGGCACACAATAATAATAGCCGCGTATCACTGGGCCAGTTAAACAAATCAGTTTTACATGGAATGTGTTAACATGGAAGATACCCACTTGGAATGGAAGTCACGTTTAACCCTTATCCTGACAAATCCTCCTAAACCCTACCCAGTAAAGTTGTCTGATTGTGGATTGAGGACTGAAAGCCCAAACCGCGTATCACtgggccaggggtggatttcgcACAGCGTATACACTACTCGTGTCTCGGActatcgtcctaacttaggacttgtcttaCATTTTTAATAACTCCAATAAGGTCCTATGAccgtagtcctaagttaggactatctttttg from Asterias rubens chromosome 7, eAstRub1.3, whole genome shotgun sequence includes:
- the LOC117292632 gene encoding UDP-D-xylose:L-fucose alpha-1,3-D-xylosyltransferase 1-like gives rise to the protein MVCDAIPISYRLPVQQSSRREHYCDLIKLSYMLSCYRECWIRQIVTDACKLLTFIFASPTSEVMKMHRVKCAFPVAVVVACFLCGFHVGRVKQVTKRFTRQKTEVWDRVSHSPLALPTRWTAAPTSPTTRLSDCTVEDVRKRPGVIVLTTTNTGYLDILLNLLESIKRTGVCPNVTIIAEDPQAHAFLLGISSGQPGLNILKTNSGFMTSQKLMFGTKVYKKLVNKRAEYLLSFLEKGLEVMFTDTDTFWFRDPFPYFQGDFDVAMLDELLNYPERNPTSRFCAGLAYFKPTERTLRFVREWVRRMKGDKKKKRTPDQDVMNNMLLHDQPVHMEVRSLKPSFFPKGKLFYNNKWRRVNNNTAVMHSSMILGHDKKVTYYKEHNMWLPIASNFSNKL